The following proteins are encoded in a genomic region of Chaetodon auriga isolate fChaAug3 chromosome 8, fChaAug3.hap1, whole genome shotgun sequence:
- the rbm42 gene encoding RNA-binding protein 42, whose amino-acid sequence MALKSGEERLKEMEAEMALFEQEVLGGPVPVSGSPPVLEAVPVAHSVPAVPVVRPIIGTNTYRQVQQTLEARAASFVGPPPPSFMGSVSPVRPPMMRPAFVPHILQRPGGQRLQMMRGPPVAPPLPRPPPPPPMMLPPTMQGQTPQVASQAIQHMAASPQVADMVSMVSAPATRQGAPPPIKPTPSIIQAAPTVYSAPPAPVGHKKNDVRAQRQARMEELAARVAEQQAAVMAAGLLDKKECEDSSTVIGPSMPEPEPPQTEPVENATEDKKKAKVEKVKKCIRTAAGTSWEDPSLLEWDPDDFRIFCGDLGNEVNDDILARAFSRYPSFLKAKVVRDKRTGKTKGYGFVSFKDPNDYVRAMREMNGKYVGSRPIKLRKSMWKDRNIEVVRKKHKEKKKLGLR is encoded by the exons TTTTGAGCAGGAAGTCCTGGGTGGTCCAGTACCAGTATCAGGAAGCCCACCTGTTTTGGAAGCAGTACCTGTAGCTCATTCCGTTCCAGCGGTTCCAGTAGTGCGACCCATTATAGGCACCAACACCTACAGACAG GTCCAGCAGACATTAGAGGCCAGAGCTGCTAGTTTTGTTGGTCCTCCACCACCGTCCTTTATGGGATCAG TCTCTCCAGTACGTCCTCCCATGATGAGACCGGCTTTTGTCCCCCATATCCTGCAGAGACCTG GTggtcagaggctgcagatgatgCGTGGCCCTCCTGTAGCACCTCCTCTGCCCaggcctcctccaccacctcccatGATGCTCCCTCCTACCATGCAAGGACAGACACCTCAGGTTGCTTCTCAGGCCATCCAGCACATGGCTGCTTCACCTCAG GTCGCTGATATGGTTTCGATGGTGTCAGCCCCAGCCACAAGACAGGGAGCCCCACCTCCTATCAAACCGACACCATCAATCATCCAGGCAGCACCAACCGTGTACTCTGCTCCTCCTGCCCCTgttggacataaaaaaaatgatgttagAGCTCAGCGACAAGCCAGAATg GAGGAACTGGCAGCACGggttgcagagcagcaggcagcggTGATGGCAGCAGGTCTACTCGATAAGAAGGAGTGTGAAGACAGCAGCACTGTCATTGGACCCAGCatgcctgagcctgagcctcCCCAAACTGAG CCTGTGGAAAATGcaacagaggacaaaaagaaagcaaaggtgGAGAAGGTGAAGAAGTGTATCCGTACTGCAGCAGGGACCAGTTGGGAGGACCCCAGCCTGTTGGAGTGGGATCCAG ATGATTTCCGTATATTCTGTGGTGATCTTGGTAATGAGGTTAATGATGACATTCTGGCCAGAGCCTTCAGCAGATACCCATCTTTCCTCAAAGCTAAG GTGGTGAGAGACAAACGTACAGGAAAGACCAAAGGCTATGGCTTCGTCAGCTTCAAGGATCCAAATGACTACGTCAGAGCCATGAGAGAGATGAACG GGAAGTATGTTGGTAGTCGTCCCATCAAACTGAGGAAGAGCATGTGGAAGGACCGCAACATCGAAGTGGTTCgcaagaaacacaaagagaagaagaaactgggCCTCAGATAG
- the ppox gene encoding protoporphyrinogen oxidase isoform X2, with product MRTIAVLGGGIGGLAASYYLCKSPQVTKVIVLESSSRFGGWLWSTRRSDGAVFEHGPRGIRPAGAVGYNTLNMVDDLGLGGEILPVTYGHVASNNRYLYVNKRLHRMPSGISGLLRTAPPFSRPLLLSVAMEILVKKGKEEDESIHSFVSRRLGKELADIAVDSLCRGVYAGDCRKLSVRSCFPLLYNAEQHRGSLTLGMLLGSGPTPVVPPGPLAQRSVKESWSQWSLKRGVESLPESITDYLQQSGRVQLHREAAVRQISPSASGWKIHLEDGVISADHVISALPAKALSSALPSSCQPLIQQLQDIDTVTVAVVNLEYEGSILPVTGFGHLLPSSEDRGLLGVVYDSVPFPQHNRPNGQTTRLTVMMGGAWFQEVFGAPEAVTEECLLTRATEAVQCHLGVTTAPSWSWVALQRDCIPQYYKGHFRRVESMRSFIKKNSLSLSLIGSSYDGVSVNEVIFSGRTAVEELSATV from the exons ATGAGAACCATTGCAGTCCTTGGAGGGGGGATTGGGGGTTTGGCAGCATCTTACTATCTCTGCAAGAGCCCCCAGGTTACAAAG gtcATTGTATTGGAGTCCAGCAGTCGTTTTGGAGGTTGGCTTTGGTCCACCAGGAGGTCAGATGGGGCAGTATTTGAACATGGACCAAGAGGCATTCGACCTGCTGGGGCAGTAGGATACAATACACTCAATATG gTGGATGACCTGGGTCTTGGGGGGGAGATTCTGCCGGTCACCTACGGTCATGTCGCCTCCAACAACAGGTATCTCTATGTCAACAAACGGCTCCACAGGATGCCTTCAGGGATAAG TGGACTTTTACGAACTGCCCCACCCTTCTCTCGTCCCCTTCTGTTGAGTGTTGCCATGGAGATACTGGTGAAGAAAGGCAAGGAAGAGGACGagtccatccattcatttgtttcGAGGAGGCTGGGAAAGGAG cTGGCAGACATAGCTGTGGACAGTTTGTGTCGTGGTGTGTATGCAGGGGACTGCAGGAAGTTGAGTGTGCgttcttgttttcctctcctctacaACGCGGAGCAGCACAGAGGTTCACTGACCCTGGGCATGCTGCTGGGTTCAG GCCCTACTCCTGTGGTACCCCCTGGTCCTCTGGCTCAGAGATCTGTTAAAGAATCATGGTCCCAATGGTCCCTGAAGAGGGGTGTGGAGTCCCTCCCAGAATCCATCACTGATTACCTACAACAGAGCGGGAgagtacagcttcacagagagGCAGCTGTTAGACAGATCAGTCCTTCAGCCTCTGGTTGGAAG ATTCATTTGGAGGATGGAGTTATTTCAGCTGACCATGTCATCTCGGCATTGCCAGCTAAAG cccTCTCCTCAGCCCTGCCCTCCTCCTGTCAACCTCTTATCCAGCAGTTGCAGGACATCGACACAGTGACGGTTGCTGTGGTAAATCTGGAGTATGAGGGTTCCATCCTGCCTGtaaca GGCTTTGGTCACCTGCTTCCATCATCAGAGGATCGCGGTTTACTAGGGGTGGTCTATGACTCTGTTCCCTTCCCGCAACACAACAGGCCTAATGGGCAGACTACTAGACTgacg GTGATGATGGGTGGGGCATGGTTCCAGGAAGTGTTTGGGGCCCCAGAAGCAGTAACAGAGGAGTGTCTTTTAACAAGAGCCACTGAGGCAGTGCAATGCCACCTGGGAGTCACCACAGCACCCAGCTGGAGTTGGGTAGCTCTACAGAGG GACTGTATACCCCAGTATTATAAAGGACACTTTCGGAGAGTAG aGTCCATGCGTAGCTTCATAAAGAAGAATAGTCTTTCGTTATCTCTGATTGGTTCCTCCTATGATGGGGTGTCAGTGAACGAAGTCATCTTTAGTGGACGGACAGCTGTAGAGGAGTTGTCAGCAACTGTTTGA
- the ppox gene encoding protoporphyrinogen oxidase isoform X1, whose protein sequence is MDQLMRTIAVLGGGIGGLAASYYLCKSPQVTKVIVLESSSRFGGWLWSTRRSDGAVFEHGPRGIRPAGAVGYNTLNMVDDLGLGGEILPVTYGHVASNNRYLYVNKRLHRMPSGISGLLRTAPPFSRPLLLSVAMEILVKKGKEEDESIHSFVSRRLGKELADIAVDSLCRGVYAGDCRKLSVRSCFPLLYNAEQHRGSLTLGMLLGSGPTPVVPPGPLAQRSVKESWSQWSLKRGVESLPESITDYLQQSGRVQLHREAAVRQISPSASGWKIHLEDGVISADHVISALPAKALSSALPSSCQPLIQQLQDIDTVTVAVVNLEYEGSILPVTGFGHLLPSSEDRGLLGVVYDSVPFPQHNRPNGQTTRLTVMMGGAWFQEVFGAPEAVTEECLLTRATEAVQCHLGVTTAPSWSWVALQRDCIPQYYKGHFRRVESMRSFIKKNSLSLSLIGSSYDGVSVNEVIFSGRTAVEELSATV, encoded by the exons ATGGACCAG CTAATGAGAACCATTGCAGTCCTTGGAGGGGGGATTGGGGGTTTGGCAGCATCTTACTATCTCTGCAAGAGCCCCCAGGTTACAAAG gtcATTGTATTGGAGTCCAGCAGTCGTTTTGGAGGTTGGCTTTGGTCCACCAGGAGGTCAGATGGGGCAGTATTTGAACATGGACCAAGAGGCATTCGACCTGCTGGGGCAGTAGGATACAATACACTCAATATG gTGGATGACCTGGGTCTTGGGGGGGAGATTCTGCCGGTCACCTACGGTCATGTCGCCTCCAACAACAGGTATCTCTATGTCAACAAACGGCTCCACAGGATGCCTTCAGGGATAAG TGGACTTTTACGAACTGCCCCACCCTTCTCTCGTCCCCTTCTGTTGAGTGTTGCCATGGAGATACTGGTGAAGAAAGGCAAGGAAGAGGACGagtccatccattcatttgtttcGAGGAGGCTGGGAAAGGAG cTGGCAGACATAGCTGTGGACAGTTTGTGTCGTGGTGTGTATGCAGGGGACTGCAGGAAGTTGAGTGTGCgttcttgttttcctctcctctacaACGCGGAGCAGCACAGAGGTTCACTGACCCTGGGCATGCTGCTGGGTTCAG GCCCTACTCCTGTGGTACCCCCTGGTCCTCTGGCTCAGAGATCTGTTAAAGAATCATGGTCCCAATGGTCCCTGAAGAGGGGTGTGGAGTCCCTCCCAGAATCCATCACTGATTACCTACAACAGAGCGGGAgagtacagcttcacagagagGCAGCTGTTAGACAGATCAGTCCTTCAGCCTCTGGTTGGAAG ATTCATTTGGAGGATGGAGTTATTTCAGCTGACCATGTCATCTCGGCATTGCCAGCTAAAG cccTCTCCTCAGCCCTGCCCTCCTCCTGTCAACCTCTTATCCAGCAGTTGCAGGACATCGACACAGTGACGGTTGCTGTGGTAAATCTGGAGTATGAGGGTTCCATCCTGCCTGtaaca GGCTTTGGTCACCTGCTTCCATCATCAGAGGATCGCGGTTTACTAGGGGTGGTCTATGACTCTGTTCCCTTCCCGCAACACAACAGGCCTAATGGGCAGACTACTAGACTgacg GTGATGATGGGTGGGGCATGGTTCCAGGAAGTGTTTGGGGCCCCAGAAGCAGTAACAGAGGAGTGTCTTTTAACAAGAGCCACTGAGGCAGTGCAATGCCACCTGGGAGTCACCACAGCACCCAGCTGGAGTTGGGTAGCTCTACAGAGG GACTGTATACCCCAGTATTATAAAGGACACTTTCGGAGAGTAG aGTCCATGCGTAGCTTCATAAAGAAGAATAGTCTTTCGTTATCTCTGATTGGTTCCTCCTATGATGGGGTGTCAGTGAACGAAGTCATCTTTAGTGGACGGACAGCTGTAGAGGAGTTGTCAGCAACTGTTTGA
- the ppox gene encoding protoporphyrinogen oxidase isoform X3 produces the protein MDQLMRTIAVLGGGIGGLAASYYLCKSPQVTKVIVLESSSRFGGWLWSTRRSDGAVFEHGPRGIRPAGAVGYNTLNMVDDLGLGGEILPVTYGHVASNNRYLYVNKRLHRMPSGISGLLRTAPPFSRPLLLSVAMEILVKKGKEEDESIHSFVSRRLGKELADIAVDSLCRGVYAGDCRKLSVRSCFPLLYNAEQHRGSLTLGMLLGSGPTPVVPPGPLAQRSVKESWSQWSLKRGVESLPESITDYLQQSGRVQLHREAAVRQISPSASGWKIHLEDGVISADHVISALPAKALSSALPSSCQPLIQQLQDIDTVTVAVGFGHLLPSSEDRGLLGVVYDSVPFPQHNRPNGQTTRLTVMMGGAWFQEVFGAPEAVTEECLLTRATEAVQCHLGVTTAPSWSWVALQRDCIPQYYKGHFRRVESMRSFIKKNSLSLSLIGSSYDGVSVNEVIFSGRTAVEELSATV, from the exons ATGGACCAG CTAATGAGAACCATTGCAGTCCTTGGAGGGGGGATTGGGGGTTTGGCAGCATCTTACTATCTCTGCAAGAGCCCCCAGGTTACAAAG gtcATTGTATTGGAGTCCAGCAGTCGTTTTGGAGGTTGGCTTTGGTCCACCAGGAGGTCAGATGGGGCAGTATTTGAACATGGACCAAGAGGCATTCGACCTGCTGGGGCAGTAGGATACAATACACTCAATATG gTGGATGACCTGGGTCTTGGGGGGGAGATTCTGCCGGTCACCTACGGTCATGTCGCCTCCAACAACAGGTATCTCTATGTCAACAAACGGCTCCACAGGATGCCTTCAGGGATAAG TGGACTTTTACGAACTGCCCCACCCTTCTCTCGTCCCCTTCTGTTGAGTGTTGCCATGGAGATACTGGTGAAGAAAGGCAAGGAAGAGGACGagtccatccattcatttgtttcGAGGAGGCTGGGAAAGGAG cTGGCAGACATAGCTGTGGACAGTTTGTGTCGTGGTGTGTATGCAGGGGACTGCAGGAAGTTGAGTGTGCgttcttgttttcctctcctctacaACGCGGAGCAGCACAGAGGTTCACTGACCCTGGGCATGCTGCTGGGTTCAG GCCCTACTCCTGTGGTACCCCCTGGTCCTCTGGCTCAGAGATCTGTTAAAGAATCATGGTCCCAATGGTCCCTGAAGAGGGGTGTGGAGTCCCTCCCAGAATCCATCACTGATTACCTACAACAGAGCGGGAgagtacagcttcacagagagGCAGCTGTTAGACAGATCAGTCCTTCAGCCTCTGGTTGGAAG ATTCATTTGGAGGATGGAGTTATTTCAGCTGACCATGTCATCTCGGCATTGCCAGCTAAAG cccTCTCCTCAGCCCTGCCCTCCTCCTGTCAACCTCTTATCCAGCAGTTGCAGGACATCGACACAGTGACGGTTGCTGTG GGCTTTGGTCACCTGCTTCCATCATCAGAGGATCGCGGTTTACTAGGGGTGGTCTATGACTCTGTTCCCTTCCCGCAACACAACAGGCCTAATGGGCAGACTACTAGACTgacg GTGATGATGGGTGGGGCATGGTTCCAGGAAGTGTTTGGGGCCCCAGAAGCAGTAACAGAGGAGTGTCTTTTAACAAGAGCCACTGAGGCAGTGCAATGCCACCTGGGAGTCACCACAGCACCCAGCTGGAGTTGGGTAGCTCTACAGAGG GACTGTATACCCCAGTATTATAAAGGACACTTTCGGAGAGTAG aGTCCATGCGTAGCTTCATAAAGAAGAATAGTCTTTCGTTATCTCTGATTGGTTCCTCCTATGATGGGGTGTCAGTGAACGAAGTCATCTTTAGTGGACGGACAGCTGTAGAGGAGTTGTCAGCAACTGTTTGA